One genomic region from Ficedula albicollis isolate OC2 unplaced genomic scaffold, FicAlb1.5 N00412, whole genome shotgun sequence encodes:
- the LOC101821639 gene encoding zinc finger protein 628-like — MFPLCWVWGSTCTPRLGLGSHLSAPCWVWVSPVPCVLSLGSHLAPGSPCAGSRVPPLPMFCVWALTCPRSGSSLVPCLSSHLSQVQSLTCPRCSPSPAAVSPAGAAMAGAAPPAGAPEQPFTCRECGKSFRWSSRLAHHLRSHTGERPYKCPECPKAFKGSSALLYHLRGHTGERPYTCSTCGKSFKRSSLLQTHLRVHTGLRAFRCAQCGLTFKWASHYQYHLRQHSGERPYRCPTCPKAFKNSSSLRRHRHTHTGERPHTCATCGKGFAQAANLRQHLRVHTGERPYTCATCGKSFTHSSNLHLHRRTHSAARPPP, encoded by the coding sequence ATGTTCCCCCTGTGTTGGGTCTGGGGTTCCACCTGCACACCCAGgctgggtctggggtctcaccTGTCCGCCCCATGTTGGGTCTGGGTCTCACCTGTTCCTTGTGTTTTGTCtttggggtctcacctggcCCCAGGTTCACCCTGTGCTGGGTCTCGTGTCCCACCTCTCCCCATGTTTTGCGTCTGggctctcacctgtcccaggtcTGGGTCCTCACTTGTCCCATGTCTGAGCTCTCACCTGTCCCAAGTTCagtctctcacctgtcccaggtgcagCCCCTCACCTGCGGCCGTGTCCCCCGCAGGTGCAGCCATGGCAGGCGCGGCTCCCCCCGCAGGTGCTCCCGAGCAGCCCTTCACCTGCCGGGAATGCGGCAAATCCTTCCGCTGGTCCTCGCGCCTGGCGCATCACCTGCGCAGCCACACAGGTGAGCGGCCCTACAAGTGCCCCGAGTGCCCCAAGGCCTTCAAGGGCTCCTCCGCCCTCCTCTACCACCTGCGGGGCCACACAGGCGAGCGGCCCTACACCTGCTCCACCTGCGGCAAGAGCTTCAAGCGCTCGTCGCTGCTGCAGACGCACCTGCGCGTGCACACGGGGCTGCGCGCCTTCAGGTGCGCCCAGTGCGGCCTCACCTTCAAGTGGGCCTCGCACTACCAGTACCACCTGCGGCAGCACTCAGGTGAGCGGCCCTACCGCTGCCCCACCTGCCCCAAGGCCTTCAAGAACTCCTCCAGCCTGCGGCGCCACCGCCACACCCACACGGGCGAGCGCCCGCACACCTGCGCCACCTGCGGCAAGGGCTTCGCCCAGGCGGCCAACCTGCGGCAGCACCTGCGGGTGCACACGGGCGAGCGGCCGTACACCTGCGCCACCTGCGGCAAGAGCTTCACGCACTCCTCCAACCTGCACCTGCACCGGCGCACGCACTCGGCggcgcggccccccccc
- the LOC101821834 gene encoding scavenger receptor cysteine-rich domain-containing group B protein-like, which yields MARVRDGTGPGAQVSTPAHASCVPGAPPGEAVPRTGETLIPSGEPEEGQVRLAGGPHRCAGRVEVFHAGRWGTVCDDAWDLADAQVSCRQVRCGPALALAGSGEFGPGEGPIWLDDVTCTGEEAALELCPAHTWGEHNCHHGEDAGVVCAGADPSQHPQVNPQVQPQVQPQVYSEVITQVHPQVRSHLDAQVQPQVDPQVNAQVDTQERLKVRLVNGSSRCVGRVEVLHKHRWGSVCDDTWDLADAQVICRSLGCGPALAAPGHARFGQGPDPIWLDGTHCRGEELTLAQCQLHTWGEHNCGHSEDAGAVCSGANPPQVRLRDGPGPCAGQVQVQLNHTWLQVCGLTWGLPEAQVLCRQLGCGPALSAPVGPHLPGEPHLAGLTCQGSEDFLLECRGLQTGTCATGVAIVACAELPALPDSCALLEVLLGVGAGLSGALLGLYLWARCAPPRPGRRRAGTAGTPRNPKNPPNPQVTPKLPLKSPQVTPKPLR from the exons ATGGCACGGGtgagggatgggacag GTCCTggtgcccaggtgagcacaCCTGCCCATGCTTCATGTGTTCCAGGTGCGCCACCAGGTGAAGCTGTGCCACGCACAGGTGAGACCCTGATACCCTCAG GTGAGCCCGAGGAGGGCCAGGTGCGCCTGGCCGGGGGCCCGCACAGGTGCGCGGGGCGCGTCGAGGTGTTCCACGCGGGCAGGTGGGGCACGGTGTGCGACGACGCCTGGGACCTGGCGGACGCGCAGGTGAGCTGCCGCCAGGTGCGCTGCGGCCCCGCCCTGGCCCTGGCGGGCTCAGGTGAGTTCGGGCCAGGTGAGGGCCCCATCTGGCTCGATGACGTCACCTGCACGGGGGAAGAGGCGGCGCTGGAGCTTTGCCCCGCCCACACCTGGGGAGAGCACAACTGTCACCATGGGGAGGACGCAGGTGTGGTGTGCGCAG GTGCCGATCCCTCACAGCACCCCCAGGTGAATCCCCAGGTGCAGCCCCAGGTGCAGCCCCAGGTTTATTCCGAGGTGATCACTCAG GTGCATCCCCAGGTGCGCTCACACCTGGACGCTCAGGTGCAGCCTCAGGTGGATCCTCAGGTGAATGCCCAGGTGGACACTCAGGAGCGGTTGAAG GTGCGGCTGGTGAACGGCTCCTCCAGGTGCGTGGGCAGGGTGGAGGTGCTGCACAAGCACAGGTGGGGCTCGGTCTGCGACGACACCTGGGACCTAGCGGATGCACAG gtgaTCTGCCGCTCCCTGGGCTGCGGCCCCGCCCTGGCCGCACCTGGCCACGCCCGCTTCGGGCAGGGCCCGGACCCGATCTGGCTGGACGGGACGCACTGCAGAGGTGAGGAGCTCACCTTggcccagtgccagctgcacaCCTGGGGGGAGCACAACTGCGGCCACAGCGAGGACGCCGGCGCggtgtgctcag gTGCCAACCCCCCCCAGGTGCGGCTGCGGGACGGCCCCGGGCCCTGCGCGGGGCAGGTGCAGGtgcagctgaaccacacctggctgcaggtgTGCGGCCTCACCTGGGGGCTGCCCGAGGCGCAggtgctgtgcaggcagctgggctgcgGCCCCGCCCTCAGCGCACCTGTGGGGCCGCACCTGCCGGGGGAGCCGCACCTGGCCGGGCTCACCTGCCAGGGCTCCGAGGATTTCCTGCTCGAGTGCCGCGGGCTCCAGACAGGTACCTGTGCCACAGGTGTGGCCATCGTGGCCTGCGCCGAGCTGCCAG ccctgcccgaCTCCTGCGcgctgctggaggtgctgctgggggtgggggcGGGGCTCAGCGGGGCCCTGCTGGGCCTTTACCTGTGGGCCAGGTGCGCCCCCCCCCGCCCGGGCCGGCGCCGCGCAGGTACGGCCGGGACccccagaaaccccaaaaaccccccaaacccacaggtgaccccaaaacTCCCCCTAAAATCCCCTCAGGTGACCCCAAAACCGCTCAGGTGA